In Pirellulales bacterium, one genomic interval encodes:
- a CDS encoding antibiotic biosynthesis monooxygenase — MGSSFHQGTYQHVFMLYLNIWLTVKDPAHVDEVRNLLIQQATMSRTEPGCARFEVYQSNNDPMRFLLHERWESQAALDQHRTATAYTTVYHPKVLPLVNREPHPSTLVSE; from the coding sequence ATGGGATCATCGTTTCACCAAGGCACTTACCAACACGTTTTCATGCTCTACCTCAATATCTGGCTGACCGTCAAAGACCCGGCGCACGTCGATGAAGTTCGCAATTTGCTGATCCAGCAGGCGACGATGTCGCGGACGGAACCGGGCTGCGCTCGATTCGAAGTGTACCAATCGAACAACGACCCCATGCGTTTCCTGTTGCACGAACGCTGGGAATCGCAAGCTGCGCTCGATCAGCATCGCACGGCGACCGCCTACACGACCGTCTACCATCCCAAAGTGCTGCCCCTGGTCAATCGCGAGCCACATCCTTCGACGCTGGTTTCAGAATAG